The Chitinophagaceae bacterium genome window below encodes:
- a CDS encoding HlyC/CorC family transporter, which translates to MEIFILFVLIFLNSLFVIAEISLVSARRARLEVFAAKGSSSAKTALELSEHPELFLSAAQIGITLISILTGVYSGEKFSDDLAPFFLQFDSLKTYADNIATTIIVVIVTFLSIILGELVPKRLGLINAEKTAMAVAKPMKIFAKSVHPVAWLLNSITSLIFRVFRVKTVHDNHVTEEEIKAIISEGTEQGTIEEAEQEIIERVFHLGDRNITSLMTHRNDIIWFDLNDTETSIKGKIVGEPHSIYPICDGDLDSIKGIVSVKDLYVSDDFTKFKHLMKPALFVPENNSAYQVMEKFKERKIHSSFIVDEYGSVQGMITLNDILEAIVGDIPEPHTDDYEIVKRDDGSYLVDGQIPFYDFLSRFEKTEWMNEGEHEFDTLAGFILHQLERIPHAGEKFTWKGFTFEIIDMDGHRIDKVLLNVPDGVGEDE; encoded by the coding sequence ATGGAGATATTTATTTTATTCGTTCTGATTTTCCTCAACAGCTTATTTGTAATTGCTGAAATTTCACTGGTTTCGGCACGCCGTGCAAGACTGGAAGTATTTGCAGCAAAAGGAAGCTCAAGCGCCAAAACCGCCCTCGAACTTTCAGAACATCCTGAACTGTTTCTTTCAGCAGCACAAATTGGTATTACCCTCATTTCCATCCTTACGGGTGTGTACAGCGGTGAAAAATTCAGTGATGACCTTGCACCGTTCTTTCTGCAGTTTGATTCATTGAAAACCTATGCTGATAATATTGCTACTACTATTATAGTTGTGATTGTGACCTTTCTTTCAATCATACTTGGAGAGTTGGTTCCCAAGCGCTTAGGTTTAATTAACGCAGAAAAAACTGCAATGGCTGTAGCAAAGCCTATGAAGATCTTTGCTAAGTCTGTGCACCCTGTTGCATGGCTACTGAACAGCATTACAAGTCTCATTTTCCGAGTGTTCCGTGTAAAGACCGTTCATGATAATCATGTTACCGAGGAAGAAATCAAAGCAATCATTAGTGAAGGAACTGAACAGGGTACTATTGAAGAAGCAGAACAGGAAATTATTGAGCGTGTGTTTCACCTGGGTGACAGGAATATTACCTCGCTCATGACCCACCGTAATGACATTATCTGGTTCGATTTGAATGATACGGAAACATCCATCAAAGGAAAAATTGTAGGTGAGCCCCACTCTATTTACCCTATTTGCGATGGTGATCTGGATAGTATTAAAGGAATTGTTTCTGTCAAAGATTTATATGTATCTGATGATTTTACCAAGTTTAAACACCTGATGAAACCTGCCTTATTTGTTCCGGAGAATAATTCTGCTTACCAGGTGATGGAAAAATTCAAGGAAAGGAAAATTCACAGTTCTTTTATCGTTGATGAATATGGAAGTGTACAGGGCATGATTACACTCAACGACATTCTTGAAGCAATTGTTGGAGATATTCCTGAACCGCATACCGATGATTATGAAATAGTAAAAAGAGATGATGGCAGTTACTTGGTTGATGGACAGATTCCTTTCTATGATTTTCTTTCCCGTTTTGAAAAAACAGAATGGATGAATGAAGGTGAACATGAGTTTGATACATTAGCCGGTTTCATACTTCATCAGCTGGAACGTATCCCCCACGCAGGTGAAAAATTTACATGGAAAGGATTTACATTCGAAATCATTGATATGGACGGACACCGTATTGATAAGGTATTACTGAATGTACCGGATGGTGTTGGTGAAGATGAATAA
- a CDS encoding tetratricopeptide repeat protein yields the protein MQRNYKQALSMYQQAVDYSWPNADYALYQKSMLNGITNSKTKIDQLTTLQRLYPRSNLVPDANMEIAKTYMADEKFQAAIPFLNNVVNAPQNTGMKQNALLQLGVCYYNLNKNEEALIQYKKLLQQYPNSEEADLALDNIRAIYVELGRPQEYEEFIRSTGTNVSMTEADSLAYAAVEIKLEANDCTGAMLQITNYLNRFPNGAKAIDAHYNRSECYMQRKDWKNALPGYEYVAKQGNSKYAEKSSLIAARTYYFEMQDYAKAQPYYEILRTVAATDENRLEAMRGLLRCHYQLKEYKQAADVARNLLITKGIGNDDKALANLVTGRNHQINGQFDLSIQAYKAVVAINKGEWAAEARYEIAKCHYDLNSLANAEKAAFEVIKQSGSYDFWVTKSYILLGDIYFKQKDYFNSKATFQSISENATNPQLKKEAEGKLQMVIEEEKKNSKIDG from the coding sequence ATGCAGCGCAACTACAAGCAGGCATTGAGTATGTACCAGCAGGCAGTTGATTATTCATGGCCCAATGCAGATTATGCGCTGTACCAGAAATCAATGCTGAATGGAATAACAAACAGCAAAACAAAAATTGATCAGCTCACAACTTTGCAACGTTTGTATCCACGCAGCAATCTTGTTCCGGATGCCAACATGGAAATTGCAAAGACTTATATGGCCGATGAAAAATTCCAGGCTGCTATTCCTTTCCTGAATAATGTGGTAAATGCTCCGCAGAATACAGGCATGAAACAAAATGCCTTACTGCAGTTGGGAGTTTGCTATTACAATCTCAACAAAAATGAAGAAGCATTAATACAGTACAAAAAGTTATTGCAGCAATATCCAAACTCGGAAGAAGCAGATCTTGCATTAGATAATATCCGTGCTATTTATGTTGAATTGGGCCGTCCGCAGGAGTATGAAGAATTTATCCGTTCAACCGGTACGAATGTTTCCATGACTGAAGCTGATTCATTGGCTTATGCAGCAGTAGAAATTAAACTGGAAGCAAATGATTGCACCGGAGCAATGCTTCAAATAACAAATTATCTCAACCGTTTCCCGAATGGTGCAAAAGCAATAGATGCGCATTATAACCGAAGCGAATGTTATATGCAGCGTAAAGACTGGAAGAATGCATTGCCGGGTTATGAATACGTTGCAAAGCAGGGTAACAGTAAGTATGCAGAAAAGAGTTCGCTGATTGCTGCACGCACTTATTATTTTGAAATGCAGGATTATGCAAAGGCGCAACCTTATTATGAAATTTTAAGAACCGTTGCAGCAACTGATGAAAACAGGCTGGAGGCAATGCGTGGATTATTGCGTTGTCATTATCAGCTGAAAGAATATAAGCAGGCTGCCGACGTTGCAAGAAACCTGCTTATTACAAAAGGAATTGGAAATGATGATAAGGCACTGGCCAATCTTGTAACAGGCCGTAACCATCAAATCAATGGTCAGTTTGATTTATCCATTCAGGCATATAAAGCTGTAGTTGCTATCAACAAAGGCGAGTGGGCTGCTGAAGCGAGGTATGAAATTGCCAAATGCCATTATGATCTCAACAGTTTAGCCAATGCAGAAAAAGCAGCATTTGAAGTAATCAAGCAAAGCGGATCATACGACTTCTGGGTAACCAAATCGTATATTTTACTGGGCGATATTTATTTCAAACAGAAAGATTACTTTAATTCAAAAGCCACCTTCCAGAGTATATCTGAAAATGCAACCAATCCGCAGCTGAAAAAAGAAGCAGAGGGTAAACTGCAGATGGTGATTGAAGAAGAAAAGAAGAACTCAAAGATTGACGGGTAA
- a CDS encoding tetratricopeptide repeat protein, with protein sequence MNVYPPMNRRITYITILLFSCFALQVTAQSTAIYKDPQARFKQAQEYFLNDQYSLALPLLRELKQETESTTILNSGILVQEIDFYLLACSLQQNDERAVVPSREYIMVTHNMPRTQQLSFHLANYYFRKQQFVDALEYYEKAEIASLNNEQISEAKFRMAYSYFHLKRFQQAKPLFNTIRQLPMDPHYLDANYYYGFLAYADKQYNDALNSFELVKDHPEYGKIVPFYIASIYYFRGEKDKAIKIAEDAMKRPNILYDLEMKQLLGHAYFEKKEYKKALPLLEQYVAKSDKVTKQDLYELSYCYYQEKQLTKAIEGFKQLSGSTDSLSQSAMYLLGDAYLKTNQKENARNAFAFCAANSSNQQQREVSLFNYAKLSYELGYQGVAISEFKRFLTEYPKSTYNKEAKELLVGLLAGTSNYKDAITMIESLDNPSEATKKIYPRILYGRAAELINDGQLNKAEELLDKILKDPFNAPVLPLTNYWKGEIAYRNDKLDDAIRYYDKFLQSGSPGMGEATVKEANYNMGYCYLRKENFIVAQGFFQK encoded by the coding sequence ATGAACGTTTACCCGCCAATGAACAGACGCATTACTTACATTACCATCCTTCTTTTTTCCTGTTTTGCACTGCAGGTTACTGCACAGTCAACAGCTATTTACAAAGATCCTCAGGCAAGATTTAAACAGGCGCAGGAATATTTCCTCAACGATCAGTACAGCCTTGCATTGCCTTTGCTGCGTGAATTAAAGCAGGAAACAGAATCAACAACTATTCTTAATTCGGGCATCCTGGTACAGGAAATTGATTTTTACCTGCTGGCCTGCTCTTTACAGCAAAACGATGAACGTGCAGTTGTTCCAAGCCGGGAGTATATTATGGTAACGCACAACATGCCCCGTACCCAGCAGCTGAGTTTTCACCTGGCAAATTATTATTTCCGGAAACAGCAGTTTGTTGATGCACTGGAGTATTATGAAAAAGCTGAGATCGCCAGTTTAAACAATGAACAGATCTCAGAAGCCAAATTCCGTATGGCTTATTCCTATTTTCATTTAAAGCGTTTTCAGCAGGCCAAGCCTTTGTTCAATACCATCAGGCAGCTGCCGATGGATCCGCATTATCTCGATGCCAATTATTATTATGGCTTTCTTGCCTATGCTGATAAGCAATACAATGATGCATTGAATTCTTTTGAGCTGGTGAAAGATCATCCGGAATACGGAAAGATTGTTCCGTTCTATATTGCTTCTATCTATTATTTCCGTGGCGAAAAAGACAAAGCCATTAAGATCGCAGAAGATGCAATGAAGCGGCCAAATATTCTCTATGATCTTGAAATGAAACAATTGCTGGGTCATGCTTATTTTGAAAAGAAAGAATATAAGAAAGCATTGCCGCTGCTGGAACAATATGTAGCTAAATCAGATAAAGTAACAAAGCAGGACTTATATGAGTTGAGTTATTGTTATTACCAGGAAAAACAACTTACAAAAGCCATTGAGGGATTTAAACAACTAAGCGGCAGCACAGATTCACTGAGCCAGAGCGCCATGTATTTATTAGGCGATGCGTATCTAAAAACCAATCAGAAAGAAAATGCAAGAAATGCATTTGCTTTCTGTGCAGCCAACAGCAGTAACCAGCAGCAAAGGGAAGTTTCTCTCTTCAACTATGCAAAACTTTCTTATGAACTCGGTTATCAGGGTGTTGCCATCAGCGAATTTAAACGCTTCTTAACTGAATATCCAAAGAGCACTTATAATAAGGAAGCAAAAGAATTACTTGTTGGCCTGCTGGCAGGAACAAGCAATTATAAAGATGCGATTACTATGATTGAATCGTTGGATAATCCATCTGAAGCAACGAAAAAAATATATCCGAGAATTTTGTATGGTCGTGCTGCTGAATTGATCAATGATGGTCAGTTAAACAAAGCCGAAGAATTACTTGATAAGATATTGAAAGATCCATTTAACGCACCTGTACTTCCTCTTACCAATTACTGGAAAGGGGAGATTGCTTACAGGAATGATAAACTGGATGATGCCATTCGTTATTACGATAAATTTTTACAAAGCGGCAGCCCGGGAATGGGAGAGGCAACAGTAAAAGAAGCCAATTACAATATGGGTTACTGTTACCTGCGGAAAGAAAACTTTATAGTGGCACAGGGATTCTTTCAAAAGTAG
- a CDS encoding DoxX family protein — translation MKKLLSIKYSATVFNISFLLLRLVLGISMCVNYGYDKLVHFADKKDSFVNLFGIGSTATLALVVFAEFFCSIFVTLGLFTRFTVIPLVITMGYAFFISTNAHLFGKGELSAVYLSGFLAILLCGPGRVSVDGMINK, via the coding sequence ATGAAGAAACTATTATCTATTAAGTATTCGGCAACGGTTTTTAACATTTCCTTCTTACTGTTACGTCTTGTACTCGGCATCAGCATGTGTGTCAATTATGGTTATGATAAGCTGGTTCATTTTGCCGACAAGAAGGATTCGTTTGTGAACCTCTTTGGAATTGGCAGCACAGCCACACTTGCATTAGTTGTATTTGCCGAATTTTTCTGTTCCATTTTTGTTACGCTTGGTTTGTTTACAAGGTTTACAGTAATTCCTTTAGTCATTACCATGGGTTATGCATTTTTTATTTCAACCAATGCTCATTTATTTGGTAAAGGAGAACTGTCGGCTGTGTACCTTTCAGGTTTTCTGGCAATTCTGCTTTGCGGCCCCGGTCGTGTAAGTGTGGATGGAATGATCAATAAATAA
- a CDS encoding acyl-CoA thioesterase yields the protein MFTSETTIRVRYAETDQMNVVYHGNYAQYFEVARAEAIREMGITYKDMEAMGIVMPIVELHTKFLRPAVYDDLLTIKTQLRELPADHRIEFHHEVLNEEGKLLTIGRIVLYFLDAKTMARAAMPTELANHLQPYFKA from the coding sequence ATGTTTACAAGCGAAACAACTATACGGGTAAGATATGCAGAAACCGACCAGATGAATGTGGTGTATCATGGTAATTATGCCCAGTATTTTGAAGTGGCAAGGGCTGAAGCAATCCGTGAAATGGGAATTACCTATAAGGACATGGAAGCAATGGGTATTGTAATGCCGATTGTGGAGCTGCATACCAAATTTTTACGTCCGGCGGTATATGATGACCTGCTTACGATCAAAACACAATTAAGAGAATTACCAGCCGATCACCGGATTGAGTTCCATCATGAAGTGTTGAATGAAGAAGGGAAGCTGTTAACCATCGGCAGAATTGTGTTATATTTTCTTGATGCAAAAACAATGGCAAGAGCAGCCATGCCAACTGAATTAGCGAATCACCTGCAACCTTATTTTAAAGCCTGA
- a CDS encoding Uma2 family endonuclease, with translation MENIVQEAAPKYNYISPKEYLQKERASDEKHEYFDGQVYLMSGAGLRHTKVATNLIGNLFAFLKDKDCNVLAENMRVSSPSHDSYMYPDVMIVCGKEELEDEQFDTLLNPSVIIEILSPSTRSIDKGRKMMYYKEIPSLKEYFMVDTFSQIVHCVRKQSSGDWRFETIAGNNSIVLLETIQFQLPLSAIYNGTGI, from the coding sequence ATGGAAAATATTGTGCAGGAAGCTGCTCCAAAATACAATTATATTTCACCAAAGGAATACCTTCAAAAAGAACGTGCTTCTGATGAAAAGCATGAGTATTTTGACGGGCAAGTGTATTTGATGAGTGGAGCAGGTTTAAGGCATACGAAAGTAGCAACGAACCTGATAGGAAATTTATTTGCATTTTTAAAAGATAAGGACTGTAATGTACTTGCTGAAAACATGCGGGTGTCCTCTCCTTCTCATGACTCATATATGTACCCGGATGTGATGATTGTATGTGGCAAAGAAGAACTGGAAGATGAACAATTTGATACATTACTCAACCCATCTGTAATAATCGAAATTCTTTCTCCCTCAACCAGAAGTATAGATAAAGGCAGGAAAATGATGTATTATAAAGAAATCCCATCGCTGAAAGAATACTTTATGGTTGATACGTTTAGCCAAATTGTTCACTGCGTAAGAAAACAATCTTCAGGTGATTGGCGGTTTGAAACAATTGCAGGAAATAATTCTATTGTTTTACTTGAAACCATTCAATTTCAACTTCCACTCTCAGCTATTTACAACGGAACAGGAATTTAA